The following proteins are encoded in a genomic region of Streptomyces lunaelactis:
- a CDS encoding AMP-dependent synthetase/ligase, which produces MSDTMTLIENRPPSVATLFAERVTATPDAEAYRYPVAPAAGQGPDDWKSLTWGQAAERVYAVAAGLIDLGVRPEERVALASSTRVEWILVDLGVMCAGGATTTIYPSTNAEESAYILSDSESRVLIAEDAVQLAKARERRGELSELKHVIVIDAAGVEADENEPEGWVLSLADLEARGAQYLEKHPEAVKERVAAITADQLATLIYTSGTTGRPKGVRLPHDNWSYMAKAMAATGLIGPEDVQYLWLPLAHVFGKVLTSGQIEVGHVTAVDGRVDKIIENLPVVKPTYMAAVPRIFEKVYNGVAAKARAGGGAKYKIFQWAAGVSREYAKASQESFRRTGSASVPFGLGAKHKVADALVYSKLRDAFGGHLRAAVSGSAALAPDIGYFFAGAGIHILEGYGLTESSAASFVNPGEAYRTGTVGKPLPGTEVRIADDGEILLRGPGIMEGYHRLPEKTAEVLESDGWFHTGDIGELSADGYLRITDRKKDLIKTSGGKYIAPAEVEGLFKAVCPFVSNILVHGADRNFCTALIALDEPTILGWAKENGLDGKPYAEVVASKQVEQLIEGYVARLNEGLQRWQTVKKFRLLPRDLDIEHGELTPSLKLKRPVVEREYKDLIEDMYAGSREA; this is translated from the coding sequence GTGAGCGACACAATGACCCTGATCGAGAACCGACCGCCCTCGGTGGCGACTCTCTTCGCCGAGCGCGTGACGGCTACGCCGGACGCCGAGGCCTACCGCTATCCGGTGGCTCCAGCCGCCGGCCAGGGACCCGACGACTGGAAGTCGCTGACCTGGGGACAGGCCGCCGAGCGGGTCTACGCCGTCGCGGCCGGCCTGATCGATCTCGGGGTACGCCCCGAGGAGCGCGTCGCGCTCGCCTCCTCCACCCGCGTCGAGTGGATCCTCGTCGACCTCGGCGTGATGTGCGCGGGTGGTGCGACGACGACGATCTACCCCTCCACCAACGCCGAGGAGTCGGCGTACATCCTCTCCGACTCCGAGAGCCGGGTGCTGATCGCCGAGGACGCCGTCCAGCTGGCGAAGGCGCGTGAGCGGCGGGGCGAGCTGTCCGAGCTGAAGCACGTCATCGTGATCGACGCGGCGGGCGTGGAAGCCGACGAGAACGAGCCCGAGGGGTGGGTGCTCTCGCTCGCCGACCTCGAGGCGCGCGGCGCGCAGTACCTCGAAAAGCACCCCGAAGCGGTTAAGGAGCGGGTCGCGGCGATCACCGCCGACCAGCTGGCGACCCTCATCTACACCTCCGGCACCACCGGCCGGCCCAAGGGTGTGCGGCTGCCGCACGACAACTGGTCGTACATGGCCAAGGCCATGGCCGCCACCGGGCTGATCGGCCCGGAGGACGTCCAGTACCTCTGGCTGCCGCTCGCGCACGTCTTCGGCAAGGTGCTGACCTCGGGGCAGATCGAGGTCGGGCACGTCACCGCCGTCGACGGCCGGGTCGACAAGATCATCGAGAATCTGCCGGTCGTGAAGCCGACGTACATGGCGGCCGTGCCGCGGATCTTCGAGAAGGTCTACAACGGAGTCGCGGCGAAGGCGCGGGCCGGCGGCGGTGCCAAGTACAAGATCTTCCAGTGGGCGGCGGGCGTCTCGCGCGAGTACGCCAAGGCCTCGCAGGAATCCTTCCGCCGTACGGGCTCGGCGTCCGTGCCCTTCGGCCTCGGTGCGAAGCACAAGGTGGCCGACGCGCTCGTCTACTCCAAGCTGCGCGACGCCTTCGGCGGGCACCTGCGCGCCGCGGTCTCCGGCTCCGCCGCGCTCGCGCCCGACATCGGCTACTTCTTCGCGGGCGCCGGGATCCACATCCTCGAGGGCTACGGCCTCACGGAGTCCAGCGCTGCGTCCTTCGTCAACCCGGGCGAGGCGTACCGCACGGGCACGGTCGGCAAGCCGCTCCCCGGCACCGAGGTGCGGATCGCGGACGACGGCGAGATCCTGCTGCGCGGGCCCGGCATCATGGAGGGCTACCACCGGCTGCCCGAGAAGACCGCGGAAGTCCTGGAGTCCGACGGCTGGTTCCACACCGGGGACATCGGAGAGCTGTCCGCGGACGGCTACTTGAGGATCACGGACCGCAAGAAGGACCTGATCAAGACCTCCGGTGGCAAGTACATCGCGCCGGCCGAGGTCGAGGGGCTGTTCAAGGCGGTGTGCCCGTTCGTCTCCAACATCCTGGTGCACGGCGCGGACCGTAACTTCTGCACGGCGCTGATCGCGCTGGACGAGCCCACGATTCTCGGCTGGGCCAAGGAGAACGGGCTGGACGGGAAGCCGTACGCGGAGGTGGTGGCCTCCAAGCAGGTGGAGCAGCTCATCGAGGGCTATGTCGCGCGGCTCAACGAGGGGTTGCAGCGGTGGCAGACGGTCAAGAAGTTCCGGCTGCTGCCGCGGGACCTGGACATTGAGCACGGTGAGCTGACGCCGAGCCTGAAGCTGAAGCGGCCGGTGGTGGAGCGGGAGTACAAGGACCTGATCGAGGACATGTACGCGGGGTCGCGGGAGGCGTAG
- the lepA gene encoding translation elongation factor 4, whose translation MPATPTNVPEPSRTDPALIRNFCIIAHIDHGKSTLADRMLQLTGVVDQRQMRAQYLDRMDIERERGITIKSQAVRLPWAPNEGPDQARTHILNMIDTPGHVDFTYEVSRSLAACEGTVLLVDAAQGIEAQTLANLYLAMENDLTIVPVLNKIDLPAAQPEKFSEELANLIGCQPEDVLKVSAKTGVGVEALLDRVVRDVPAPVGVADAPARAMIFDSVYDSYRGVVTYVRVVDGQLNKRERIRMMSTGATHELLEIGVSSPEMTPADGIGVGEVGYIITGVKDVRQSKVGDTITSFAKGATEALGGYKDPKPMVFSGLYPLDGSEYPDLREALDKLQLNDAALVYEPETSAALGFGFRVGFLGLLHLDVIRERLEREFGLDLIATAPNVVYRVVMEDGTEHTVTNPSEFPEGKISEVHEPVVRATILAPSEFIGSIMELCQTRRGTLLGMDYLSSDRVEIRYTLPLAEIVFDFFDQLKSKTRGYASLDYEPTGEQAASLVKVDILLHGDKVDAFSAVTHKDAAYAYGVRLVAKLRELIPRQAFEVPIQAAIGSRVIARETIRAIRKDVLAKCYGGDISRKRKLLEKQKEGKKRMKMVGSVEVPQDAFIAVLSSDEGGKAKK comes from the coding sequence GTGCCCGCGACTCCTACCAACGTGCCCGAGCCGAGCCGTACCGACCCGGCGCTGATCCGCAATTTCTGCATCATCGCGCACATCGACCACGGCAAGTCGACCCTCGCCGACCGGATGCTCCAGCTGACCGGTGTGGTCGACCAGCGGCAGATGCGTGCTCAGTACCTCGACCGCATGGACATCGAGCGCGAGCGCGGCATCACGATCAAGTCCCAGGCGGTCCGGCTGCCCTGGGCTCCGAACGAGGGGCCCGACCAGGCCAGGACTCACATCCTGAACATGATCGACACCCCCGGGCACGTCGACTTCACCTACGAGGTGTCGCGGTCGCTCGCGGCCTGCGAGGGCACGGTCCTCCTGGTCGACGCCGCGCAGGGCATCGAGGCGCAGACCCTCGCCAACCTCTACCTGGCGATGGAGAACGACCTCACGATCGTCCCGGTTCTCAACAAGATCGACCTGCCGGCCGCGCAGCCGGAGAAGTTCTCCGAGGAGCTCGCCAACCTCATCGGCTGTCAGCCGGAGGACGTGCTCAAGGTCTCGGCCAAGACCGGTGTCGGCGTGGAGGCCCTGCTGGACCGCGTGGTCCGCGATGTCCCCGCCCCGGTCGGTGTCGCCGACGCGCCCGCTCGCGCGATGATCTTCGACTCCGTCTATGACTCGTACCGCGGTGTCGTGACGTACGTACGAGTCGTCGACGGGCAGCTCAACAAGCGCGAGCGCATCAGGATGATGTCCACCGGCGCCACTCACGAGCTGCTGGAGATCGGTGTCTCGTCCCCGGAGATGACCCCGGCCGACGGCATCGGCGTCGGCGAGGTCGGCTACATCATCACGGGTGTGAAGGACGTACGGCAGTCCAAGGTCGGTGACACGATCACCTCCTTCGCCAAGGGCGCGACCGAGGCGCTGGGCGGCTACAAGGACCCCAAGCCCATGGTGTTCTCCGGCCTCTATCCGCTGGACGGCTCGGAGTACCCGGACCTCCGCGAGGCCCTCGACAAGCTGCAGCTCAACGACGCCGCGCTGGTCTACGAGCCGGAGACCTCCGCGGCCCTCGGCTTCGGCTTCCGCGTGGGCTTCCTCGGGCTGCTGCACCTGGACGTGATCCGCGAGCGCCTGGAGCGTGAGTTCGGGCTCGACCTGATCGCCACCGCCCCCAACGTCGTCTACCGCGTGGTCATGGAGGACGGGACCGAGCACACCGTCACCAACCCGAGCGAGTTCCCCGAGGGCAAGATCTCCGAGGTGCACGAGCCGGTCGTACGGGCCACGATCCTCGCCCCCAGCGAGTTCATCGGATCGATCATGGAGCTCTGCCAGACCCGCCGCGGCACCCTGCTCGGCATGGACTACCTCTCCTCGGACCGGGTCGAGATCCGCTACACCCTCCCCCTCGCCGAGATCGTCTTCGACTTCTTCGACCAGCTGAAGTCCAAGACGCGCGGTTACGCCTCCCTCGACTACGAGCCCACCGGCGAGCAGGCCGCCAGCCTGGTCAAGGTCGACATCCTGCTGCACGGCGACAAGGTCGACGCCTTCTCCGCCGTCACTCACAAGGACGCGGCGTACGCGTACGGAGTACGGCTCGTCGCCAAACTTCGGGAGCTCATCCCGCGGCAGGCCTTCGAGGTGCCCATCCAGGCGGCCATCGGCTCGCGTGTCATCGCCCGCGAGACCATTCGCGCCATCCGCAAGGACGTCCTCGCCAAGTGCTACGGCGGTGACATCTCCCGTAAGCGGAAGCTGCTGGAGAAGCAGAAGGAAGGTAAGAAGCGGATGAAGATGGTCGGCAGCGTGGAGGTCCCGCAGGACGCCTTCATCGCCGTGCTGTCCAGCGACGAAGGCGGCAAGGCGAAGAAGTAG
- a CDS encoding SpoIIE family protein phosphatase produces MSGALPEPTRSRTVGSIPMQQRETTHRSTPQHPLRDDARSVARTSLPGNPLAPSAARRFVRAAIADWTNLGMLATCAFCRGAGGGCPPGQHSTDRLADDAVLIVNELVTNAVVHAGTTVELLCRLEESAEGEPAALVLEVSDHHPARAVRSEPHRGDPHRTESRGAEDRSGTPEYGRGLHLVAALAERWGITYRSGLKTVWARIPVDGWDTCPLPGTEPAPQRGLRAAEILAPTPRRTVREDRSDQGMTSRGALSFLAEASDLLAGQLDEDMVAALAGQLLVPRLADWCAIWLEGEQGRTGWGTGGAAGAAPRLARVWHSDESCTEQVREALEKDPPPLPATSGNGPVPIPWPGEGEPGATEGTALAYRLVAGGRGVGTLLVARHGLARVPDEVTALIEDFARRVALAISAARQYTRQATISRVLQRGLLPSKVGQIPGVDRFLVYEPSDDGVAGGDFYDIFPAGSGGRWCFMLGDVQGSGPEAAVVTGLARPWLRLLAREGYQVGQVLDRLNGLLLDDAMEAAEAAALMVAAAGGQGVPEGQQARFLSLLYGELVPSPRAGGGVRCTLASAGHPLPLLLRPDGTVLTAAESQVLLGVVDDVAFQSQTFDMEPGDTLLCVTDGVTERRSGSRMFDDDDGLARVLAGCAGLTAQGVADRIRQVVYDFGETPPEDDLALLVLQAQ; encoded by the coding sequence ATGAGCGGCGCATTGCCAGAACCGACCAGGAGCCGCACCGTGGGGTCCATTCCGATGCAGCAGCGCGAGACGACTCATCGCTCAACACCGCAGCACCCACTGCGGGATGACGCACGTTCAGTCGCCCGCACCAGCCTGCCCGGCAACCCTCTCGCGCCCTCCGCCGCACGCCGCTTCGTACGCGCCGCCATCGCCGACTGGACCAACCTCGGGATGCTCGCCACCTGCGCCTTCTGCCGGGGGGCCGGCGGGGGCTGCCCGCCGGGACAGCACAGTACGGACCGGCTCGCGGACGACGCCGTGCTCATCGTCAACGAACTCGTCACCAACGCCGTCGTACACGCCGGCACCACCGTCGAACTCCTCTGCAGGCTGGAGGAGTCGGCGGAGGGCGAGCCGGCCGCCCTCGTCCTCGAAGTCTCCGACCACCATCCCGCCAGGGCCGTACGCAGCGAACCGCACCGCGGCGATCCGCACCGCACCGAATCGCGCGGCGCCGAGGACCGCTCCGGCACCCCCGAGTACGGGCGAGGCCTCCATCTCGTCGCCGCCCTCGCCGAGCGCTGGGGCATCACCTACCGCTCCGGCCTCAAGACCGTCTGGGCCCGCATCCCCGTCGACGGCTGGGACACCTGCCCGCTCCCCGGCACCGAACCCGCGCCGCAGCGGGGACTGCGCGCCGCCGAGATCCTCGCCCCCACGCCCAGGCGCACGGTGCGCGAGGACCGGTCCGATCAGGGCATGACCAGCCGCGGCGCCCTCTCCTTCCTCGCCGAAGCCTCCGACCTGCTCGCCGGACAGCTCGACGAGGACATGGTCGCGGCGCTCGCGGGACAGCTCCTGGTGCCGCGGCTCGCCGACTGGTGCGCGATCTGGCTGGAGGGCGAGCAGGGCCGGACGGGCTGGGGGACGGGCGGCGCGGCAGGAGCAGCGCCCCGGCTGGCCAGGGTCTGGCACAGCGACGAATCCTGTACGGAGCAGGTGCGCGAGGCCCTCGAGAAGGATCCGCCACCGCTGCCCGCCACCTCCGGCAACGGGCCCGTACCGATCCCCTGGCCCGGGGAGGGCGAGCCGGGCGCCACAGAAGGCACGGCCCTCGCGTACCGCCTGGTCGCGGGCGGGCGCGGGGTCGGCACCCTGCTGGTCGCGCGGCACGGCCTCGCGCGCGTGCCCGACGAAGTGACCGCGCTGATCGAGGACTTCGCGCGGCGGGTGGCCCTGGCGATCAGCGCGGCCCGCCAGTACACCCGGCAGGCCACCATCAGCCGGGTCCTCCAGCGCGGTCTGCTGCCCAGCAAGGTCGGCCAGATCCCCGGCGTCGACCGCTTCCTGGTGTACGAGCCCAGCGACGACGGCGTCGCGGGCGGCGACTTCTACGACATCTTCCCGGCGGGCTCCGGGGGCCGTTGGTGCTTCATGCTCGGCGACGTCCAGGGCAGCGGGCCCGAGGCCGCGGTCGTCACCGGCCTCGCCCGGCCCTGGCTGCGGCTGCTCGCCCGCGAGGGCTACCAGGTCGGCCAGGTCCTCGACCGGCTCAACGGACTGCTCCTCGACGACGCGATGGAGGCGGCGGAGGCGGCCGCGCTGATGGTCGCGGCGGCGGGCGGGCAGGGCGTGCCGGAGGGGCAGCAGGCGCGCTTCCTGTCCCTGCTGTACGGGGAGCTGGTGCCGTCGCCCCGGGCCGGCGGGGGCGTGCGGTGCACCCTGGCGAGCGCAGGGCATCCGCTGCCGCTGCTGCTGCGGCCCGACGGGACCGTCCTGACGGCGGCCGAGTCGCAGGTGCTGCTCGGGGTCGTCGACGACGTCGCGTTCCAGAGCCAGACCTTCGACATGGAGCCCGGTGACACGCTGCTCTGCGTTACGGACGGGGTGACGGAGCGGCGCTCGGGATCGCGGATGTTCGACGACGACGACGGGCTCGCCCGGGTACTGGCGGGGTGCGCGGGCCTGACCGCGCAGGGGGTCGCCGACCGGATCAGGCAGGTGGTGTACGACTTCGGCGAGACGCCGCCGGAGGACGATCTGGCGCTGCTGGTGCTCCAGGCGCAGTAG
- a CDS encoding HAMP domain-containing protein: MTTLRDGDFHVRMAEVHEGMPAELAAMFNQIAGRNQHFTDELSRVRREVVRHGRLDDRLSASPGQGAWTSSVNSTNALLDALVVSAANATRVLDAVAGGDLTQRVDLHDGNRQLRGDLRRLGRAVNKMVDQLSLFTGEVTRVAREVGTEGRLGGRAKVQGLSGSWRDATEAVNTMASRLTAQVRDIAAVTTAVARGDLTRTVTVEATGELLELKLTVNTMVDQLSAFADEVTRVAREVGTEGRLGGRAQVRGVSGVWKDLTDNVNFMASNLTSQVRNIAQVTTAVANGDLSQKITVDAQGEILELKSTINTMVDQLSAFADEVTRVAREVGTEGNLGGRAQVRGVSGVWKDLTENVNFMADNLTSQVRNIALVSTAVAQGDLGKKITVEAKGEILELKSTINTMVDQLSAFADEVTRVAREVGTEGNLGGQAQVRGVSGVWKDLTDNVNFMASNLTSQVRNIAQVTTAVANGDLSKKITVDARGEILELKDTVNTMVEQLRAFADEVTRVAREVGTDGRLGGRAQVLGVTGLWKDLTDNVNYMADNLTSQVRNIAQVATAVAQGDLSKKIDVDARGEILELKTTINTMVDTLSSFSSEVTRVAREVGSEGQLGGQARVEGVYGTWKRLTTNVNELALNLTTQVRAIAEVASAVAQGDMSRSITVETRGEVSELKDNINLMVSNLRETTRAKDWLESNLARLAGLMQGHRDLMEVADLILRELTPLVNAQYGAFFLAHPDADGAPSRTTSTTKGLAFIAGYGSAQSATIDTTGMPGHGLVRQAALEKKRILLEEAPPDYIKINSGLGEASPASVVIIPILFEDKLLGVIELASFSRFSDVHLAFFDQFVNTIGVAINTIIANSRTESLLGESQRLAVQLQERSDELQRQQGELQRSNAELEEKAALLATSSQYKSEFLANMSHELRTPLNSLLILARLLSDNPDGHLSDQEVQFATTIHRSGSDLLQLINDILDLSKIEAGRMDVRPKKLPLIKVLDYVHATFRPITLDRGLAFEVAVGEDVPREMYSDEQRLQQILRNLLSNAIKFTSSGRVELSVRRIKDPDDKLLKGIDDLIAFSVSDTGIGIAPEKLPVIFEAFQQADGTTNRKYGGTGLGLSISREISGLLGGRIIAESEPGRGSTFTLYVPVLYPGHAGGDSDGFHDGHDSHGIHDVRDIPLTATERHHSDHVPRPDLEDGWPTTTKLEEWKSGRAGRVLPGCRVLIVDDDIRNVFALTHVLGRVGMPVLYAENGREGIETLERNPDVDLILMDIMMPEMDGYETIEAIRRSPLWTDLPIVALTAKAMPGDREKSIAQGANDYVPKPVDVDRLLTVVCSLLDPEGGTVEQGGTPTAADIPAVPGQPSGDGEPAVPPTIT, encoded by the coding sequence ATGACGACACTGCGGGACGGGGACTTCCATGTGCGCATGGCGGAGGTCCACGAGGGGATGCCGGCCGAACTGGCCGCGATGTTCAACCAGATCGCGGGGCGCAATCAGCACTTCACGGACGAGCTGTCGCGGGTGCGCAGGGAAGTCGTACGGCACGGACGGCTCGACGACCGGCTGTCGGCCAGCCCCGGCCAGGGCGCCTGGACCTCCAGCGTCAACAGTACGAACGCGCTGCTCGACGCCCTGGTGGTGTCCGCCGCGAACGCCACGCGCGTGCTGGACGCGGTGGCCGGCGGCGATCTGACCCAGCGGGTCGATCTGCACGACGGCAACCGCCAGTTGCGCGGCGACCTGCGCCGGCTCGGCCGTGCGGTGAACAAGATGGTCGACCAGCTGTCGCTGTTCACCGGCGAGGTGACCCGCGTGGCGCGCGAGGTCGGTACGGAGGGCAGGCTCGGCGGCCGCGCCAAGGTGCAGGGCCTGTCCGGCAGTTGGCGGGACGCCACCGAGGCGGTCAACACCATGGCCTCCCGGCTGACCGCGCAGGTGCGGGACATCGCGGCGGTGACCACGGCGGTGGCGCGCGGCGATCTGACGCGTACGGTCACGGTCGAGGCGACCGGCGAGCTCCTCGAGCTGAAACTCACCGTCAACACCATGGTGGACCAGCTCTCCGCCTTCGCCGACGAGGTCACCCGCGTCGCCCGCGAGGTCGGCACGGAGGGCCGGCTGGGCGGTCGCGCCCAGGTCCGCGGGGTGTCCGGCGTCTGGAAGGACCTCACGGACAACGTCAACTTCATGGCGTCCAACCTGACCTCGCAGGTCCGCAATATCGCCCAGGTCACCACCGCCGTCGCCAACGGCGATCTCTCGCAGAAGATCACCGTGGATGCCCAGGGCGAGATCCTGGAGCTCAAGTCGACCATCAACACCATGGTCGACCAGCTCTCCGCCTTCGCCGACGAAGTCACCCGCGTCGCGCGCGAAGTCGGCACCGAAGGAAACCTCGGCGGCCGCGCCCAGGTCCGCGGAGTGTCCGGCGTCTGGAAGGACCTGACCGAGAACGTCAACTTCATGGCCGACAACCTCACCAGCCAGGTGCGGAACATCGCGCTGGTCTCGACGGCCGTCGCCCAGGGCGACCTCGGCAAGAAGATCACGGTCGAGGCGAAGGGCGAGATTCTCGAACTCAAGTCGACCATCAACACCATGGTCGACCAGCTCTCCGCCTTCGCCGACGAAGTCACCCGCGTCGCGCGCGAAGTCGGCACCGAAGGAAACCTCGGCGGCCAGGCCCAGGTCCGCGGAGTGTCCGGCGTCTGGAAGGACCTGACCGACAACGTCAACTTCATGGCGTCCAACCTGACCTCGCAGGTCCGCAACATCGCCCAGGTCACCACCGCCGTCGCCAACGGTGACCTCTCCAAGAAGATCACCGTGGACGCCCGCGGCGAGATCCTGGAGCTGAAGGACACCGTGAACACCATGGTGGAGCAGCTGCGCGCCTTCGCCGACGAGGTGACCCGCGTGGCCCGCGAGGTCGGCACCGACGGACGGCTCGGCGGCCGTGCCCAGGTCCTCGGTGTCACCGGCCTGTGGAAGGACCTCACGGACAACGTCAACTACATGGCCGACAACCTCACTTCACAGGTGCGGAACATCGCCCAGGTGGCGACGGCCGTGGCCCAGGGCGACCTCTCCAAGAAGATCGACGTGGACGCCCGCGGCGAGATCCTGGAGCTCAAGACCACCATCAACACCATGGTGGACACGCTCTCCTCGTTCTCCTCCGAGGTCACCCGTGTGGCCCGCGAGGTCGGCTCCGAGGGGCAGCTGGGCGGCCAGGCACGGGTCGAGGGTGTGTACGGCACCTGGAAGCGGCTCACCACCAATGTGAACGAGCTGGCGCTCAATCTCACCACCCAGGTCCGCGCCATCGCCGAGGTGGCGTCCGCCGTCGCCCAGGGCGACATGTCCCGCTCGATCACCGTCGAGACCCGCGGCGAGGTCTCCGAGCTCAAGGACAACATCAACCTGATGGTGTCCAACCTCCGCGAGACCACCCGCGCCAAGGACTGGCTGGAGTCCAATCTCGCCCGCCTCGCCGGTCTGATGCAGGGCCACCGCGACCTGATGGAGGTCGCGGACCTGATCCTGCGCGAGCTGACCCCGCTGGTGAACGCGCAGTACGGCGCGTTCTTCCTGGCCCACCCGGACGCCGACGGCGCTCCGTCCCGCACGACATCCACCACCAAGGGACTGGCCTTCATCGCCGGTTACGGCTCCGCCCAGTCGGCCACCATCGACACCACCGGCATGCCCGGCCACGGTCTGGTCCGGCAGGCAGCCCTGGAGAAGAAGCGGATCCTCCTGGAAGAGGCACCGCCGGACTACATCAAGATCAACTCGGGCCTGGGCGAGGCATCCCCGGCCAGCGTCGTCATCATCCCGATCCTCTTCGAGGACAAGCTGCTCGGCGTCATCGAGCTGGCGTCCTTCTCCCGCTTCTCCGACGTCCACCTGGCCTTCTTCGACCAGTTCGTGAACACCATCGGCGTCGCGATCAACACGATCATCGCCAACTCCCGTACGGAGTCACTGCTCGGCGAGTCGCAGCGGCTCGCGGTCCAGCTCCAGGAGCGCTCGGACGAGCTCCAGCGCCAGCAGGGCGAACTCCAGCGCTCCAACGCCGAGCTGGAGGAGAAGGCGGCGCTGCTGGCGACCTCCTCGCAGTACAAGTCGGAGTTCCTGGCGAACATGTCGCACGAGCTGCGCACCCCGCTGAACTCCCTGCTCATCCTGGCCCGGCTGCTCTCCGACAACCCGGACGGCCATCTCTCGGACCAGGAAGTGCAGTTCGCCACCACGATCCACCGCTCGGGCTCCGATCTGCTCCAGCTGATCAACGACATCCTGGACCTGTCGAAGATCGAGGCGGGCCGGATGGACGTACGCCCGAAGAAGCTGCCGCTGATCAAAGTGCTCGACTATGTGCACGCCACCTTCCGCCCGATCACGCTCGACCGCGGGCTGGCCTTCGAGGTCGCGGTCGGCGAGGACGTACCGCGGGAGATGTACTCCGACGAGCAGCGGCTCCAGCAGATCCTGCGCAATCTGCTCTCCAACGCGATCAAGTTCACCTCGTCCGGCCGTGTCGAACTGAGCGTGAGAAGGATCAAGGACCCCGACGACAAGCTGCTCAAGGGCATCGACGACCTGATCGCCTTCTCCGTCTCCGACACCGGCATCGGTATCGCCCCGGAGAAACTCCCGGTGATCTTCGAGGCGTTCCAGCAGGCCGACGGCACCACCAACCGCAAGTACGGCGGTACGGGGCTCGGCCTGTCCATCAGCCGGGAGATCTCGGGGCTGCTCGGCGGCCGCATCATCGCCGAGAGCGAGCCGGGCCGCGGTTCGACCTTCACGCTGTACGTCCCCGTCCTCTACCCCGGTCATGCCGGCGGCGACAGCGACGGCTTCCACGACGGTCACGACAGTCACGGCATCCATGACGTCCGCGACATCCCGCTGACCGCGACCGAGCGGCACCACTCCGACCATGTGCCGCGCCCGGACCTGGAGGACGGCTGGCCCACCACGACGAAGCTCGAGGAGTGGAAGTCGGGCCGGGCCGGCCGGGTGCTGCCGGGCTGCCGCGTCCTCATCGTCGACGACGACATCCGCAATGTCTTCGCGCTCACCCATGTGCTGGGGAGGGTGGGCATGCCCGTGCTGTACGCGGAGAACGGCAGGGAAGGCATCGAGACCCTGGAGCGCAACCCCGACGTCGATCTGATCCTGATGGACATCATGATGCCCGAGATGGACGGGTACGAGACGATCGAGGCGATCCGGCGCAGCCCGCTGTGGACCGACCTCCCGATCGTCGCCCTCACCGCGAAGGCGATGCCCGGCGACCGCGAGAAGTCGATCGCCCAGGGCGCCAACGACTACGTACCGAAGCCTGTTGACGTGGACCGTCTGCTGACCGTCGTCTGTTCCCTCCTGGATCCGGAGGGCGGAACGGTCGAGCAGGGCGGCACGCCGACCGCCGCCGACATACCCGCAGTACCGGGACAGCCCAGCGGCGATGGGGAGCCGGCTGTCCCGCCGACGATCACGTGA
- a CDS encoding response regulator: protein MSTEAPTPDRASILLVDDMEDNLVALEAVLGSLNEPLVRARSGEEAMKALLRQKFAVVLLDVRMPGMDGFETASNIKRLDQTKDVPIIFLTGTEADSGYAFRGYATGAADFLTKPFDPWVLRAKVNVFLDLHRKNRQLERMLAQEQEQLGEMAKRLSAIETELERSGPADVPEVRAQLTRVEEILRDLRRGRSQ from the coding sequence ATGAGCACAGAGGCACCCACCCCCGACCGCGCGAGCATCCTCCTGGTGGACGACATGGAGGACAATCTCGTCGCCCTCGAGGCAGTTCTGGGGTCCCTCAACGAACCGCTGGTGCGGGCCCGTTCGGGAGAGGAGGCGATGAAGGCACTGCTGCGACAGAAGTTCGCGGTGGTCCTGCTGGATGTGCGGATGCCCGGCATGGACGGGTTCGAGACGGCGTCCAACATCAAACGGCTCGACCAGACGAAGGACGTCCCGATCATCTTCCTGACCGGGACGGAGGCCGACAGCGGCTATGCCTTCCGGGGGTACGCCACGGGGGCGGCGGACTTCCTGACGAAGCCCTTCGACCCGTGGGTGCTGCGTGCCAAGGTGAATGTGTTCCTCGATCTGCACCGCAAGAACCGCCAGCTGGAGCGGATGCTGGCGCAGGAGCAGGAGCAGCTGGGCGAGATGGCGAAGCGGCTGAGCGCGATCGAGACGGAGCTGGAACGAAGCGGCCCGGCCGATGTGCCGGAGGTGCGGGCGCAGTTGACCCGGGTGGAGGAGATCCTGAGGGACCTCCGCCGCGGCCGGAGCCAGTAA
- the rpsT gene encoding 30S ribosomal protein S20, with amino-acid sequence MANIKSQIKRNKTNEKARLRNKAVKSSLKTAVRKAREAVASGDVEKATVAVREASQKLDKAVSKGVIHKNAAANKKSALATKVGSLQG; translated from the coding sequence GTGGCGAACATCAAGTCCCAGATCAAGCGGAACAAGACGAACGAGAAGGCGCGCCTGCGTAACAAGGCCGTCAAGTCGTCGCTCAAGACCGCGGTCCGCAAGGCCCGTGAGGCTGTCGCCTCGGGCGACGTCGAGAAGGCCACTGTGGCCGTCCGTGAGGCGTCGCAGAAGCTCGACAAGGCCGTCTCCAAGGGTGTCATCCACAAGAACGCCGCCGCCAACAAGAAGTCGGCGCTGGCCACCAAGGTTGGCTCCCTCCAGGGCTGA